One genomic window of Staphylococcus hsinchuensis includes the following:
- a CDS encoding GNAT family N-acetyltransferase, whose protein sequence is MNLDEGDLNEYHVSMLATLESYRGNGLGQKLLTYAEQLALNKNFTHISLTVDVEKVPAQRLYKKQGYQFIGETGQGDYQYYKMRKSLKLLYLK, encoded by the coding sequence ATTAACTTAGACGAAGGAGATCTTAACGAATATCACGTTAGCATGTTAGCAACATTAGAATCTTATCGAGGCAATGGCTTGGGCCAAAAATTGTTAACTTACGCTGAACAACTTGCATTAAATAAAAACTTTACGCATATTTCCTTAACGGTAGATGTTGAGAAAGTCCCTGCCCAAAGACTCTATAAAAAGCAAGGCTATCAATTTATAGGAGAAACAGGACAAGGTGACTACCAATATTATAAAATGCGTAAATCATTAAAATTACTTTATCTAAAATAA
- a CDS encoding GTP-binding protein, producing the protein MKKVPVTVLSGYLGSGKTTLLNHILNNREGRRIAVIVNDMSEVNIDKDLVADGGGLSRTDEKLVELSNGCICCTLRDDLLKEVERIVQKGHIDYIVIESTGISEPVPVAQTFSYIDEEMGIDLTSICRLDTMVTVVDANRFTNDIKSEDLLVDRDQGVDDTDERTIADLLIDQVEFCDVLIINKTDLISEDELVKLEQVLTQLQPEAKLIKTTQAQVDIDEVLNTQRFDFEKASQSAGWIKELTDGGHANHTPETEEYGISSFVYSRRLPFHAERFHNWLESMSDNIVRSKGIVWLAQYNKVACLLSQAGSSCNISPVSYWVAAMSPNQKESILRERPDVAESWDIEYGDRNTQFVIIGTDLDQKQLEAELDACLLNGEEIESDWSQLNDPYQWKIRPATSV; encoded by the coding sequence ATGAAAAAAGTACCAGTGACGGTATTAAGTGGATATTTAGGTTCAGGTAAAACAACATTACTCAATCACATTTTAAATAATCGAGAAGGACGTCGTATTGCAGTAATTGTAAATGATATGAGTGAAGTGAATATTGATAAAGATTTAGTTGCAGATGGTGGTGGTTTATCGAGAACGGATGAGAAACTCGTTGAACTATCTAATGGTTGTATTTGTTGTACTTTAAGAGATGATTTATTGAAAGAAGTAGAACGCATCGTACAGAAAGGCCATATTGATTATATTGTTATAGAATCTACTGGAATTTCAGAACCAGTACCTGTTGCACAAACATTTTCTTATATAGATGAAGAGATGGGGATAGATTTAACTTCAATTTGTCGATTAGATACGATGGTTACGGTGGTTGACGCGAATCGTTTTACGAATGATATCAAATCAGAAGATTTACTCGTGGATCGTGACCAAGGTGTGGACGATACGGATGAACGTACGATTGCAGATTTATTAATTGATCAAGTAGAATTCTGCGATGTATTGATTATTAACAAAACAGATCTAATCTCAGAGGATGAATTAGTTAAACTGGAACAGGTATTAACGCAGCTACAACCTGAAGCGAAGTTAATTAAAACGACACAAGCGCAAGTTGATATTGATGAGGTGTTAAACACGCAAAGATTTGATTTTGAAAAGGCAAGTCAGTCTGCCGGATGGATAAAGGAACTCACAGACGGCGGTCATGCGAACCATACTCCAGAAACTGAAGAATATGGGATTAGCTCGTTTGTTTATTCGAGAAGGTTACCATTTCACGCAGAACGTTTCCATAATTGGCTAGAAAGTATGTCAGACAATATTGTTCGGTCTAAAGGTATTGTATGGTTAGCTCAATACAATAAGGTAGCGTGTTTATTATCCCAAGCAGGATCGTCTTGCAATATCAGTCCTGTAAGTTACTGGGTAGCAGCGATGTCACCAAATCAAAAAGAAAGTATATTACGCGAAAGACCGGATGTAGCTGAAAGTTGGGATATAGAATACGGAGATCGCAACACACAATTTGTGATTATCGGTACTGATCTAGATCAGAAACAACTTGAAGCTGAATTAGATGCATGTTTATTAAATGGTGAAGAAATTGAAAGTGATTGGTCACAATTGAATGACCCATATCAGTGGAAAATTCGACCTGCCACATCAGTATAA
- a CDS encoding metal ABC transporter solute-binding protein, Zn/Mn family: MYKKGLGLLCSGVLTVALVGCNNTDNKEGKGEKVTTKDKLEVKTTVYPLKSFTEQIGGKYVDVNSVYPKGMDTHTYDPSQKDMVNIGKSDLFIYTGDDLDPIAKKIAKSINKKDKTLSLEPSIKKDLLKNEEHEHSHEEEHDHEGHEHEHEHEHHHHGQYDPHVWLDPVLSQKFAKSIKDELVEKDNKHKDYYEQNYKKLSSDLKSIDKDMKKIGKDNKGETAYISHDSIGYLADRYGFKQEGIQNMNAEEPSQSDLTKIAKQIKKDKVRYVLTEENVSNKVSETVRKETKAEPLKFYNMGSHTKQQDNEKNNYQTFMKKNMNHIEKALSDK; the protein is encoded by the coding sequence ATGTACAAAAAAGGTCTCGGTTTACTGTGTTCAGGAGTTTTAACGGTGGCTTTAGTCGGATGTAATAATACAGATAATAAAGAAGGTAAGGGAGAAAAGGTGACGACGAAAGATAAATTAGAAGTTAAGACGACTGTCTATCCACTAAAATCGTTCACTGAACAAATAGGAGGCAAATATGTCGATGTTAACTCTGTTTATCCAAAAGGCATGGATACCCATACATATGATCCAAGTCAAAAAGATATGGTTAACATAGGAAAATCAGATTTATTTATATATACAGGCGATGATTTAGATCCAATTGCTAAAAAAATAGCTAAATCTATTAATAAAAAGGATAAAACTTTATCATTAGAGCCTTCTATCAAAAAGGATTTACTAAAAAATGAAGAGCATGAACATAGTCATGAAGAGGAACACGACCACGAAGGGCACGAACATGAGCATGAACATGAACATCATCACCACGGTCAATATGACCCACATGTATGGTTAGATCCTGTATTAAGTCAAAAGTTTGCAAAATCAATAAAAGATGAACTCGTTGAAAAAGATAATAAACATAAAGACTATTATGAGCAAAACTATAAAAAGCTAAGTAGTGATTTGAAATCAATAGATAAAGATATGAAGAAGATAGGTAAAGATAACAAAGGAGAAACTGCCTATATTTCACACGATTCTATTGGTTATTTAGCTGACAGATATGGTTTCAAACAAGAAGGTATACAAAATATGAATGCTGAAGAACCTAGTCAAAGTGATTTAACAAAAATCGCGAAGCAAATTAAAAAAGATAAAGTAAGATATGTCTTAACTGAAGAAAATGTATCTAATAAGGTTTCCGAAACAGTAAGAAAAGAAACAAAAGCAGAACCTTTAAAATTCTATAATATGGGTTCTCATACGAAGCAACAAGATAACGAGAAAAACAATTATCAAACATTTATGAAGAAAAATATGAATCATATTGAAAAGGCGTTAAGTGATAAATAA
- a CDS encoding Rib/alpha-like domain-containing protein, whose amino-acid sequence MTNAANTLSGRAWVVDTGTPSTMSNGLTPVPEGTTVYMQWIDKDGSVSPTYSAQTTNQLSSSDGSQAGPGAYAFDLRDGWTDANGTTHTYNATDGQYYRLWIPDYQTADGNTATMIRQAGGFFPGSFVNSVTNSNLGQFPLIGTNMQRTGIYMTVEPENNYMTTDQSQWIHDTEGPLSAPAVSLDAQNSISGQVWLETGAGDQANSGTGPNNNIADPEAAGYTVVMSSLTAEGAQAYKDQVESLAEDQRAAAAKTLLTDHPEYISATVYGETDENGRYTLRFPEGTLNDDYIYGYVMDPDGNVVNAYSSYTSPEFRRPNANLSWTPQTAPAQNLIENPMWYNVNFALVPTTDLGIDILDYNNTDKPAVAGDVVNIDLTGTQLSPLPTHIEWRDKDGNVVQSTGDITSLTDGEQQATFTVPDTAVDGDVYTAVIVSGGNDIAADSFIVKVTDARTYEPTVGSVEKPYGEATTDADVTGAVTVPDYPTDGEQPVITVDDPTQLPDGTVPGTSNVDVTVTYPDGTVDHVQVPVTVGEQADNDAYDPTVGTVDKDYGQPTTEGDVTGAVTFPDYPSEEEQPVVTVDDPSQLPDGNTPGTTNVDVTVTYPDGTVDHITVPVTIEEPIDSDADADADADSDADADSDADADSDADADSDADADADSDADADADSDADADSDADADSDADADSDADSDSDADSDSDADADSDADSDSDADADSDADADSDADSDSDADADADSDSDADADSDADSDSDADADSDADADSDADSDSDADADSDADADSDADADSDADADSDADADSDSDSDTDNNVDDEDDDNSETGAVAGNDNNNQSGSSSHNGEKANNANNHGHKADNAKGHDKHDSKALPDTGENGNNNATIFGSLFAALGSLLLFGRRKNKKEDK is encoded by the coding sequence ATGACAAATGCTGCGAACACATTATCAGGTCGTGCATGGGTAGTTGATACAGGTACACCTTCAACAATGAGTAACGGTTTAACACCAGTTCCAGAAGGTACAACAGTATACATGCAATGGATTGATAAAGATGGTTCAGTATCTCCAACATATTCTGCTCAAACAACGAACCAACTTTCAAGTTCAGACGGTTCACAAGCGGGTCCTGGGGCTTACGCTTTCGATTTAAGAGATGGTTGGACAGATGCTAACGGAACTACACATACTTATAATGCGACAGATGGTCAATATTACCGTTTATGGATTCCAGACTATCAAACTGCGGACGGTAATACAGCAACAATGATCCGTCAAGCTGGTGGATTCTTCCCAGGTTCATTTGTTAACTCAGTAACAAATTCAAACTTAGGTCAATTCCCATTAATCGGTACAAATATGCAACGTACTGGTATTTATATGACGGTGGAACCTGAAAATAATTACATGACTACAGATCAATCACAATGGATTCATGATACTGAAGGCCCATTAAGTGCACCAGCAGTAAGTTTAGACGCACAAAATAGTATCTCAGGTCAAGTATGGTTAGAAACTGGGGCTGGAGACCAAGCTAACTCAGGTACAGGTCCTAACAACAATATTGCTGATCCAGAAGCTGCAGGTTACACAGTTGTGATGTCATCATTAACAGCTGAAGGTGCTCAAGCTTATAAAGATCAAGTTGAAAGTTTAGCTGAAGATCAAAGAGCTGCAGCAGCAAAAACTTTATTAACAGATCACCCAGAATATATTTCAGCAACAGTTTATGGTGAAACAGACGAAAACGGTCGTTACACATTACGTTTCCCTGAAGGAACTTTAAATGATGATTACATTTATGGTTATGTAATGGATCCTGACGGTAATGTGGTTAATGCTTATTCTTCTTATACGAGTCCAGAATTTAGAAGACCTAACGCAAACCTTTCATGGACACCACAAACTGCACCAGCGCAAAACTTAATTGAAAATCCAATGTGGTACAACGTAAACTTCGCATTAGTACCAACTACAGATTTAGGTATTGATATTCTTGATTACAACAATACTGATAAACCTGCAGTCGCTGGCGATGTTGTAAACATTGATTTAACAGGAACTCAATTATCACCTTTACCAACTCATATCGAATGGAGAGATAAAGATGGTAATGTAGTACAATCTACTGGAGACATTACTTCTTTAACTGATGGTGAACAACAAGCGACATTCACTGTACCTGATACTGCAGTTGATGGAGATGTTTATACAGCAGTAATCGTATCAGGTGGTAACGATATTGCAGCTGATTCATTCATCGTAAAAGTAACAGATGCTCGTACTTACGAACCAACAGTTGGTAGTGTAGAAAAACCATACGGAGAAGCAACAACAGATGCGGACGTAACAGGAGCAGTAACAGTACCTGATTATCCAACAGATGGAGAACAACCGGTTATCACAGTAGACGATCCAACACAATTACCAGACGGAACAGTACCAGGAACATCAAATGTAGATGTGACAGTGACATACCCAGATGGCACAGTAGATCACGTCCAAGTACCAGTAACAGTTGGAGAGCAAGCAGATAACGATGCATACGATCCAACAGTAGGAACAGTAGATAAAGACTACGGTCAACCAACAACAGAAGGTGACGTAACAGGAGCAGTAACGTTCCCAGATTACCCATCAGAAGAAGAACAACCAGTAGTAACAGTAGATGATCCTTCACAATTACCGGACGGTAATACACCAGGTACAACAAACGTAGACGTAACTGTAACATATCCAGATGGCACAGTAGATCACATTACAGTTCCAGTAACTATTGAAGAACCAATTGATTCTGATGCAGATGCTGACGCAGATGCAGACAGCGATGCTGACGCAGATAGCGATGCGGATGCGGACAGCGATGCTGATGCAGATAGTGACGCCGACGCGGATGCGGACAGCGATGCCGATGCAGACGCAGATAGCGATGCGGATGCGGACAGCGATGCTGATGCAGATAGTGATGCCGACGCAGATAGCGATGCGGATTCAGACAGTGACGCAGACTCAGATAGTGATGCCGACGCAGACAGTGATGCGGACTCAGATAGTGACGCAGATGCAGACAGTGATGCCGACGCAGATAGCGACGCTGACTCAGACAGTGATGCCGATGCAGACGCAGACTCAGACAGTGACGCAGACGCAGATAGCGACGCAGACTCAGACAGTGATGCGGACGCAGACAGCGATGCAGACGCTGATAGCGACGCAGACTCAGACAGTGACGCCGATGCAGATAGTGATGCCGATGCAGATAGCGATGCGGACGCAGATAGTGATGCAGACGCAGACAGTGATGCAGATGCAGACTCTGACTCAGACAGCGACACTGACAACAATGTAGACGATGAAGATGATGATAATTCTGAAACTGGTGCAGTTGCAGGAAATGACAACAATAACCAATCAGGTTCATCTTCACACAATGGAGAAAAAGCAAATAACGCTAATAACCACGGACACAAAGCGGATAATGCTAAAGGACATGACAAACATGATTCAAAAGCATTACCAGATACAGGTGAAAATGGAAATAACAATGCTACAATCTTCGGTTCATTATTTGCAGCATTAGGTTCACTACTACTATTCGGTAGACGTAAAAATAAAAAAGAAGATAAATAA
- the hypR gene encoding redox-sensitive transcriptional regulator HypR, with product MNFEFNVAVHLLTFLAKHDDEQFSSKQLATLVCVNPVQLRRVSKPLLEKQFITSTQGQRGGYKANEKTKKVKLSELFQLFQSTKSTRRLYTGNQSSECLIASRVSKVMEKHAQHECEVLTNYYEKFTIEETLHSILEEEKNE from the coding sequence ATGAACTTTGAATTTAACGTTGCAGTTCATTTGTTAACATTTTTAGCTAAGCATGATGATGAACAATTTAGCAGCAAACAATTAGCAACATTAGTATGTGTTAATCCTGTGCAATTACGTAGAGTAAGCAAACCATTATTAGAGAAACAGTTTATTACTTCCACTCAAGGACAACGTGGTGGTTATAAAGCAAATGAAAAAACTAAAAAGGTTAAACTATCAGAGCTCTTCCAATTATTTCAATCTACAAAATCAACACGCCGTTTATATACGGGCAACCAAAGTAGTGAATGCTTAATAGCGAGTCGCGTAAGCAAAGTGATGGAAAAACATGCACAACACGAATGCGAAGTTTTAACGAACTATTATGAAAAATTCACGATTGAAGAGACATTGCATAGTATTTTAGAGGAGGAAAAAAATGAATAA
- the merA gene encoding hypothiocyanous acid reductase MerA, translating into MNNFDLIIIGFGKGGKTLAKYAATQGQSVAVVEQSQKMYGGTCINIGCIPSKTLVHDGVLGKQFSDAIQRKFNVVSALNSKNYHNLADEENITIFDNKAQFVSNNEIALYDKDGNHQQTIIGDHIVINTGATPVIPQIKGIESSQHIYDSTGIMNLTKQPEQLVIIGAGYIALEFASIIANFGTQVTVLNRHESILPNEDAEIVQAIEVDLDDNWINIVHNVETTNFTDNDQGVTVSTTKGDFHADAVLVATGRQPNTDLNLEQTDVQLGSHGEIKVNEHLRTDVPHIFALGDVKGGPQFTYVSLDDFRIVRDQLFDTGKRTTDNRGAIPYTMFIDPPLSRVGLTAEQAREQGYEILENRLPVKAIPRHKINNDARGLFKVVANKETGHILGASLYGLQSEELINMVKLAIDQNLTYDVLRDNIYTHPTMIESFNDLFNL; encoded by the coding sequence ATGAATAACTTTGATTTAATTATCATTGGATTTGGAAAAGGAGGAAAAACTTTAGCTAAATATGCTGCAACACAAGGTCAATCGGTTGCGGTAGTTGAACAGTCACAAAAGATGTATGGAGGCACATGTATTAATATAGGGTGCATCCCTTCGAAAACTCTTGTACATGATGGCGTTTTAGGGAAACAATTTTCAGATGCGATTCAACGAAAATTTAATGTGGTCTCAGCACTCAATAGTAAAAACTACCACAACTTAGCTGATGAAGAGAATATAACGATATTTGATAATAAGGCACAATTTGTATCTAATAACGAAATCGCTTTATATGATAAAGATGGCAATCATCAACAAACCATCATAGGAGATCATATTGTTATCAATACTGGTGCAACACCTGTTATCCCGCAAATTAAAGGAATCGAATCTTCACAACATATTTATGATTCAACGGGTATTATGAATTTGACTAAACAACCAGAACAACTTGTGATTATTGGTGCGGGTTATATCGCATTAGAATTCGCTTCAATCATTGCCAATTTTGGAACACAAGTCACTGTGTTAAATCGACATGAGTCTATCTTGCCAAATGAAGATGCAGAAATTGTTCAAGCTATAGAGGTAGATTTGGACGATAATTGGATTAATATCGTACACAATGTGGAGACTACAAACTTTACTGACAATGATCAAGGTGTGACAGTTTCTACTACGAAAGGTGATTTTCATGCCGATGCAGTATTAGTCGCAACGGGGCGTCAACCTAATACTGACTTAAACCTTGAACAAACAGATGTACAACTTGGTTCTCACGGTGAGATTAAAGTGAATGAACATTTACGTACGGACGTCCCTCATATCTTCGCCTTAGGTGATGTAAAAGGAGGTCCTCAATTTACATATGTCTCGTTAGATGACTTTAGAATTGTTCGTGACCAACTATTTGATACAGGCAAGCGTACAACTGACAATAGAGGGGCTATCCCATATACGATGTTTATTGATCCCCCATTATCCCGTGTCGGTTTAACTGCAGAGCAAGCACGCGAGCAAGGTTATGAAATTTTAGAAAATCGTTTACCAGTCAAAGCTATCCCTCGTCATAAAATCAATAACGATGCACGCGGTTTATTTAAAGTTGTGGCAAACAAAGAAACAGGACATATTCTCGGTGCATCCCTTTATGGTCTGCAATCTGAAGAATTAATCAATATGGTTAAATTAGCTATAGATCAAAACCTTACCTATGACGTCTTAAGAGATAATATTTATACGCATCCGACAATGATTGAATCCTTTAATGATTTATTCAATTTATAG
- a CDS encoding MFS transporter yields the protein MKQLQVCNKRDLLEIVENIDTQKTSKMLLFIALGTVFLDAYDLTILGTSTDQIKKEFHLSPTMLSVVMTVMPFGALFGAILGGRFADKIGRKKIFSVSLLLLIITALGAAFSPNVILLILCRFVMGFAIGMDSPVVFTYIAEISNKSDKGRNVNYWQVVWYISMVASALCVIMFFLLGTGDHLWRFAVGFGAVIALVLYILRLKYLDESPIWIVNHRPLNEAAQFVEQHYHLKVNLIEDDTTTPVKKQSDQALQALLSKRYFPRLALATAIATLQGMQYYAIGLYIPLIATYIIGDGKLESLLGTAIVNIAGIVGAYFGAKFTLRFGARKLTMIGFGLVLLAMLCIGLMYKSLPMIFNTLFVAVFLFGHAGGPGTQGKTIGAMSFPTSLRGRATGVVESVSRLGSISGTFVFPVVLAAAGLSNTMLILAAVPFVGFLVTFLIKWEPVGKNVENEA from the coding sequence ATGAAACAGTTGCAGGTGTGTAACAAACGTGACTTACTAGAGATTGTCGAAAATATTGATACGCAAAAGACATCGAAAATGTTGTTATTTATTGCGCTAGGGACGGTATTCTTAGATGCATATGATCTAACAATATTAGGTACGTCGACTGATCAGATTAAAAAGGAATTTCACTTAAGTCCTACGATGTTATCAGTCGTTATGACAGTGATGCCATTCGGTGCATTATTCGGTGCGATATTGGGCGGGCGTTTCGCTGATAAAATTGGCCGAAAAAAGATATTTTCCGTGTCGCTCCTTCTATTAATTATCACAGCATTAGGTGCTGCATTTTCACCGAATGTGATTTTACTCATTCTATGTCGGTTTGTAATGGGATTTGCGATAGGAATGGATAGTCCAGTCGTATTTACATATATCGCAGAAATTAGTAATAAAAGTGATAAAGGTCGTAACGTCAACTACTGGCAAGTGGTATGGTACATTTCTATGGTTGCTTCGGCTCTTTGTGTCATTATGTTCTTCTTACTTGGGACAGGCGATCATTTATGGCGTTTCGCAGTAGGTTTTGGGGCAGTCATTGCACTCGTGTTGTACATTTTAAGACTGAAATATTTAGATGAAAGTCCGATATGGATTGTCAATCACAGACCGTTAAACGAAGCGGCTCAATTTGTAGAACAACATTATCATCTCAAGGTGAATTTAATTGAAGATGATACAACGACACCAGTGAAGAAGCAATCAGATCAAGCACTTCAAGCGTTATTAAGTAAACGCTACTTCCCTCGACTAGCTTTAGCAACCGCCATCGCAACTTTACAAGGGATGCAATACTATGCGATAGGGTTATACATACCACTCATCGCAACTTACATTATTGGTGACGGGAAACTAGAAAGTTTATTAGGGACAGCAATCGTTAACATTGCTGGGATTGTAGGTGCTTATTTCGGTGCAAAGTTCACATTGCGTTTCGGAGCACGCAAGCTAACGATGATTGGTTTCGGTTTAGTACTGCTAGCCATGTTATGTATCGGTTTAATGTATAAATCATTACCAATGATCTTTAACACGTTATTTGTAGCAGTGTTCTTATTTGGCCATGCTGGTGGTCCAGGTACACAAGGTAAGACAATTGGGGCGATGTCCTTCCCGACAAGTCTACGTGGACGTGCAACTGGAGTCGTCGAATCCGTGAGTCGCTTAGGTAGCATTAGTGGGACGTTTGTCTTCCCGGTCGTCTTAGCTGCGGCAGGTCTGTCTAACACAATGTTAATACTCGCGGCGGTTCCTTTTGTCGGTTTCCTTGTTACTTTCTTAATTAAATGGGAACCTGTTGGTAAAAATGTTGAAAATGAAGCATAA
- a CDS encoding endonuclease/exonuclease/phosphatase family protein, translated as MKKITTTLMASAALLALLPSVSHATTTKQPAASTQQPEASQQGTQQTSTTQQTTSTQPQTQSSQSETQQTSNNQGVSIHDIQGEGHHSPYDGKKVNNVQGIVTYEYELYGAKYVHIQTPDSMKDDNPNTSEGLIVYMGKNDYGVQKGDLVNVKGTVDEYYIDGYADKQQTDLPVTQINARDDRGGNVSIEKRNQQLPQPVQIKNVPNKISANDQFQTFDRNKYAIDYWESLEGMRVQTNDVRAVGPQEHGDVFTVQDSQPEETTHGGVRLTPNNQHGERIPFKMYDNYQARDFDVKTGDKFKGPIIGYVNYGFQNYKLNVDLDDMKRAHVDGQSQPEPTTIQPSNQKLNIASYNLENFSNNTKTTTEDKANKIAGGITKNMKNPDIIGVTEVQDNDGPNAGGPNANESYQRLINKIKQNGGPEYKYVNIDPVMNADGGQPNANIRVGFLYNPERVDFDDSIKQGDANTPVSYKNGNLTLNPGRIDPQNPAFDDSRKPLAAQFKFHGEKVIVLANHWNSKRGDTPYFGSQQPPQLPSETQRTEIANAVGRFVQQVHQENPNANIVSVGDYNDFQWSKPLKTLEGNHMHNMIYSLPTSQRYSYNYQGNSQALDHVLVSDNLANYTKLDPVHVNSDFTEVSGRASDHDPLLAQLDVKQKARDQHRQQR; from the coding sequence TTGAAGAAGATCACTACGACTTTAATGGCTTCTGCGGCATTACTTGCACTCTTACCTTCTGTATCTCATGCCACTACAACTAAGCAACCAGCTGCAAGTACACAACAACCAGAAGCATCACAACAAGGGACTCAGCAAACATCTACGACACAACAAACAACTTCAACACAGCCACAAACACAATCTTCTCAATCAGAAACACAACAAACTTCAAATAATCAAGGTGTTTCTATTCACGATATTCAAGGTGAAGGACATCACTCACCATACGACGGTAAAAAGGTAAATAACGTACAAGGTATTGTTACATATGAATACGAACTATATGGTGCGAAATACGTACATATTCAAACACCCGATAGCATGAAAGACGATAATCCAAATACTTCTGAAGGTTTGATTGTCTACATGGGTAAAAATGATTACGGCGTACAAAAGGGTGATTTAGTCAACGTTAAAGGGACAGTTGATGAATATTACATCGATGGATATGCCGATAAACAACAAACTGACTTACCTGTGACACAAATCAATGCACGTGATGACCGTGGTGGCAACGTTTCTATAGAGAAACGTAATCAACAATTACCTCAACCGGTTCAAATCAAAAACGTACCAAATAAAATTTCAGCGAATGATCAATTCCAGACATTCGACCGAAACAAATACGCAATTGATTACTGGGAATCACTTGAAGGCATGCGCGTTCAGACAAATGATGTGAGAGCGGTTGGCCCACAAGAACACGGAGACGTCTTTACAGTACAAGATAGTCAACCAGAAGAAACGACACATGGCGGCGTAAGATTAACACCAAACAATCAACATGGCGAACGCATTCCTTTCAAAATGTATGACAACTATCAAGCCCGTGACTTCGATGTGAAGACTGGCGATAAGTTTAAAGGCCCTATTATCGGTTATGTAAACTACGGTTTCCAAAACTATAAACTGAACGTTGATTTAGATGATATGAAACGTGCACATGTAGATGGTCAATCACAACCTGAACCGACAACAATCCAACCAAGTAACCAAAAGTTAAATATCGCTTCTTATAACTTAGAGAATTTCTCAAACAATACAAAAACGACAACTGAAGATAAAGCTAATAAAATCGCTGGTGGTATTACTAAAAACATGAAAAACCCTGATATTATCGGTGTGACTGAAGTTCAAGATAACGACGGTCCTAATGCTGGTGGCCCAAATGCCAACGAATCTTACCAACGTTTAATTAATAAAATTAAACAAAATGGTGGTCCTGAATACAAATACGTTAATATCGACCCTGTGATGAATGCTGATGGTGGTCAACCTAACGCAAACATCCGTGTAGGTTTCTTATATAATCCTGAACGTGTAGACTTCGATGATTCAATCAAACAAGGTGACGCGAATACACCAGTTTCTTATAAAAATGGTAATTTAACTTTAAATCCTGGCCGTATCGATCCACAAAATCCAGCATTCGATGATTCAAGAAAGCCATTAGCTGCTCAATTTAAATTCCATGGCGAAAAAGTCATCGTACTTGCAAATCACTGGAACTCTAAACGTGGTGACACGCCATACTTCGGTAGCCAACAACCACCACAATTACCAAGTGAAACGCAACGAACTGAAATCGCTAATGCAGTTGGCCGTTTCGTGCAACAAGTTCATCAAGAGAACCCTAACGCAAACATTGTGTCAGTCGGCGATTACAACGATTTCCAATGGTCTAAACCATTAAAAACTTTAGAAGGTAATCATATGCACAATATGATTTATAGCTTACCAACATCTCAACGTTATTCTTATAATTACCAAGGTAATTCACAAGCATTAGACCACGTACTCGTTTCTGATAACCTTGCAAATTATACAAAGTTAGATCCAGTACACGTAAATAGTGACTTTACAGAAGTTTCAGGTCGTGCGAGTGACCACGATCCATTACTAGCACAACTTGACGTAAAACAAAAAGCAAGAGATCAACATAGACAACAACGTTAA
- a CDS encoding helix-turn-helix transcriptional regulator encodes MRNRLKELRARDGYNQTQLAKKAGISRQTVSLIERNDFTPSILTAVKIARIFNEPVENIFIVEEEDL; translated from the coding sequence TTGAGAAATCGATTGAAAGAATTACGTGCACGCGATGGCTACAATCAAACTCAACTCGCAAAGAAAGCCGGCATCTCCCGGCAAACCGTTTCTTTAATCGAGCGAAACGACTTCACGCCATCCATTCTAACCGCAGTCAAGATTGCACGTATATTTAACGAACCTGTAGAAAACATATTTATCGTAGAGGAGGAAGATTTATGA